ACGCTGGGTCGCCACGGGCAGATCGAACCCGCCGAGGCTCGGCGCAAGGCCCTGCAGATGCTCGGCGACATAGCCCGCGGCAACGACCCGACGGCCGAGCGCGAAGCCAGCCGCCGATCCCCAACCTTCGAGGAATTCTCCCAGCGCTACCTGTCCGAGTGGGCCAAGCCGCGCAAGAAGCCCAGCGGCCTGCGCAACGACATCGGGCAACTGAACAACCACATCCTTCCCGCGATGGGGCAGCTCAAGCTCGGCCAGGTTTCTAAGCGCCACGTCACCGAACTTCACCAGGCCATGCGAGGCACCCCCTACGAGGCCAACCGGGTGCTGGCCCAGCTGAGCAAGATGTTCAACCTGGCCGAGGCCTGGGACCTGAGGCCGCAGGGATCAAACCCCTGCCGCTGGGTGACCAAGTACAAGGAGGAGGCCCGCAAGCGTTACCTGGGCGAACTCGAACTGAGGCGGCTCGGTAACGAACTCGAACGGCTGGGTAAATCAGGCGAGGAATCGCCCTACGTGGTTGCGGCCATCAACCTGCTGCTCATGACGGGTGCCCGGTCGGGCGAGATCCTGGCTCTCAGGTGGAGCTACATCGACTTCGAGCAGGGGCTCATTCACCTGCCCGACAGCAAGACAGGCCGCAAGGATCTGGAGATGGCAGCAGAGGTGAGAGAAATATTGCAGTCGCTGCCGCGCGACG
Above is a genomic segment from Candidatus Binatota bacterium containing:
- a CDS encoding DUF4102 domain-containing protein; its protein translation is MNIKLNKKTVEAATAPVTGELILRDSEIRGFWCRVTSSSRTYVLRTRIDGKQRSITLGRHGQIEPAEARRKALQMLGDIARGNDPTAEREASRRSPTFEEFSQRYLSEWAKPRKKPSGLRNDIGQLNNHILPAMGQLKLGQVSKRHVTELHQAMRGTPYEANRVLAQLSKMFNLAEAWDLRPQGSNPCRWVTKYKEEARKRYLGELELRRLGNELERLGKSGEESPYVVAAINLLLMTGARSGEILALRWSYIDFEQGLIHLPDSKTGRKDLEMAAEVREILQSLPRDGGPWVLPGNKEGQHLVNLFKPWSRIRERLNMTDVRINDLRHTFASMSVTVNISLPVIGGLMGHKSTATTQRYAHLMRDTGRQAANQVATDISKALGQK